Proteins found in one Macrobrachium nipponense isolate FS-2020 chromosome 4, ASM1510439v2, whole genome shotgun sequence genomic segment:
- the LOC135210708 gene encoding tumor protein p53-inducible nuclear protein 2-like isoform X2: MLANLTSLIWGSNENTPPTPATNATTKNDATEKTEDALLDTLGAHNIRASTPSDDDDADWVLVDRAEVDEACNWEGQVPPQWMTEAAAIPSVPVPTSSPVLCTGETSDGGPQEWLMTPPPCFTRSQAAPLASSPLENLLIEHPSMSVYLPRPTYTSAATARIFPRRLLSHSSHSRSPPSVSPSSLPTSGEREESPMREETSSEVGGGQQVDIPTIGRTTGVAQRTANLIQAIDVLRPAQKAQRRREERRLKHKHLDRTNKAREVASAGNKRSKRREMLTPSKFSRAVNNRKC, translated from the exons ATGCTGGCCAACCTCACTTCACTGATATGGGGAAGCAACGAGAACACTCCGCCAACGCCAGCAACAAACGCCACCACAAAGAACGACGCCACGGAGAAGACCGAGGATGCCCTACTCGATACCCTAGGCGCCCACAACATCAGGGCATCCACTCCCTCAGATGACGACGATGCTGACTGGGTTCTCGTGGACAGAGCTG AGGTTGACGAGGCGTGTAATTGGGAGGGCCAAGTACCACCACAGTGGATGACAGAAGCCGCAGCGATACCTTCGGTGCCGGTGCCGACTTCGTCTCCTGTGCTCTGCACTGGAGAGACGAGTGACGGAGGACCACAAGAATGGCTAATGACTCCACCTCCGTGCTTCACGCGTTCACAGGCAGCTCCTTTAGCGAGCTCACCCTTGGAAAATCTGCTCATAGAGCACCCTAGCATGTCTGTCTATCTGCCACGCCCCACCTACACCAGTGCTGCTACTGCCAGAATATTTCCCAGACGACTGTTGTCTCACTCCTCCCATTCCCGTTCTCCCCCCTCAGTTTCTCCCTCCTCCCTGCCCACTTCTGGTGAACGTGAGGAGTCCCCAATGAGAGAAGAAACAAGCAGCGAGGTTGGTGGGGGGCAGCAGGTAGACATCCCTACTATTGGCAGAACAACGGGTGTTGCCCAACGAACTGCTAACCTTATCCAGGCCATTGATGTGCTTAGGCCAGCCCAGAAG gccCAGCGTCGAAGGGAGGAGCGTCGGCTTAAGCACAAACACTTGGATCGTACCAACAAGGCACGTGAAGTTGCAAGTGCTGGGAACAAGCGTTCCAAGAGACGTGAAATGCTGACTCCTTCTAAGTTTTCTCGCGCTGTTAACAACCGCAAGTGCTAA
- the LOC135210708 gene encoding tumor protein p53-inducible nuclear protein 2-like isoform X1 — protein MGSYAQSVHEKMLANLTSLIWGSNENTPPTPATNATTKNDATEKTEDALLDTLGAHNIRASTPSDDDDADWVLVDRAEVDEACNWEGQVPPQWMTEAAAIPSVPVPTSSPVLCTGETSDGGPQEWLMTPPPCFTRSQAAPLASSPLENLLIEHPSMSVYLPRPTYTSAATARIFPRRLLSHSSHSRSPPSVSPSSLPTSGEREESPMREETSSEVGGGQQVDIPTIGRTTGVAQRTANLIQAIDVLRPAQKAQRRREERRLKHKHLDRTNKAREVASAGNKRSKRREMLTPSKFSRAVNNRKC, from the exons AAAAAATGCTGGCCAACCTCACTTCACTGATATGGGGAAGCAACGAGAACACTCCGCCAACGCCAGCAACAAACGCCACCACAAAGAACGACGCCACGGAGAAGACCGAGGATGCCCTACTCGATACCCTAGGCGCCCACAACATCAGGGCATCCACTCCCTCAGATGACGACGATGCTGACTGGGTTCTCGTGGACAGAGCTG AGGTTGACGAGGCGTGTAATTGGGAGGGCCAAGTACCACCACAGTGGATGACAGAAGCCGCAGCGATACCTTCGGTGCCGGTGCCGACTTCGTCTCCTGTGCTCTGCACTGGAGAGACGAGTGACGGAGGACCACAAGAATGGCTAATGACTCCACCTCCGTGCTTCACGCGTTCACAGGCAGCTCCTTTAGCGAGCTCACCCTTGGAAAATCTGCTCATAGAGCACCCTAGCATGTCTGTCTATCTGCCACGCCCCACCTACACCAGTGCTGCTACTGCCAGAATATTTCCCAGACGACTGTTGTCTCACTCCTCCCATTCCCGTTCTCCCCCCTCAGTTTCTCCCTCCTCCCTGCCCACTTCTGGTGAACGTGAGGAGTCCCCAATGAGAGAAGAAACAAGCAGCGAGGTTGGTGGGGGGCAGCAGGTAGACATCCCTACTATTGGCAGAACAACGGGTGTTGCCCAACGAACTGCTAACCTTATCCAGGCCATTGATGTGCTTAGGCCAGCCCAGAAG gccCAGCGTCGAAGGGAGGAGCGTCGGCTTAAGCACAAACACTTGGATCGTACCAACAAGGCACGTGAAGTTGCAAGTGCTGGGAACAAGCGTTCCAAGAGACGTGAAATGCTGACTCCTTCTAAGTTTTCTCGCGCTGTTAACAACCGCAAGTGCTAA